From Desulforegula conservatrix Mb1Pa:
TTTTATCGGGTAGTCCAGAATCATTTGGAAGAGTTTTTAAAGCAGTTTAAATGGCTTTTAACTTCAAGGCAGATGTTCGAGGAATGGAAGGGTCAGCTTGAAACAGGCGGTCTGACCGATATCCAGAGAGCTGCCAGATATTATTATACACAGAGGCTTTGCTACGGCGGCAGAGTTAGAAACAGATCGTTCGGAGTGTCTCCTGGAAGGGCAGGCAAGATCAACATAGTCAGGCTTGAGGAAGAAATGTCCCAGGTTCATCTGAGATTATCCGGATGCGTTATTGAGCATCTTCCCTGGCAGGAACTTGTTTCCAGATATGACAGGCCAGACACCTTCTTTTTTATTGACCCGCCTTACTATAAGGCCCCATACTACAAACATAATATGGAGCTGGATGATTATAAGGAAATGGCAGGGATACTCGGAAGCGTGAAAGGCAAGTTTCTTCTGACCATAAACGACCTGCCCGAAATACATGAAGTGTTCAAGGCTTTTAGCCTGAAGGAGGTCTCCCTGAAATACTCAGTGAGTTGTAGGAAACCAACAGAAGGCAAGGAACTGATCTTCACAAATTATTGATAAACCAAGCCCCGGTCATGGGATTAATATCTTCTGGCCAGGGCTTTATAATCGACATTTTTTTGACGGGCTTGTTTTTGCGGAAATTCATTAGCGAGTGGTGCCAAAGCAGACGCAAAATGGTGCCAAAGCGCTCGCCGCTTTACACAACACTATTCCCAACACTAAGCATGTATTTTTTATGATATCTGGTGTGTGTATGAGTAATCTAATGATTGAAAAAAAACAAGATAGAAACAAAAAAACCCTTGGAAATTGGGGCTTCCAAGGGTTTTTATAATAATTTTAAATGGCACGCCTGAAGGGATTCGAACCCCTGACCCACGGATTAGAAGTCCGTTGCTCTGTCCAGCTGAGCTACAGGCGCTTAGAAAGATAGGCGGTCATTTACCACACGTTTTTTTTCTTGTCTATAAAAAACATTCATTATCTGAAAGTTAAATTCATTGTCGTTTGTATATTAAGGGTATACAAGAAAAGAGTTGTTTTTATCAGGCATGCTTGTAAAAAGATCTAAATGCATTAACATGTTCTGTCACTCGGCATTAACAGGCAATTGTATTTTTGATCCTGGCTAATCAGAACGGAAAATATATGACAAAATATACAGATGATATTGATGAACAGGATATGATTGAGCCTCCACCGGTTCCTGTAAAAATAGCGCCTTCGAGCAAGGCACTTGTGAAGCTGGATCCACTTCAGTCCTATCTTGCGGAAATAAGCAAATACAAGCTCCTTACAAGGGATCAGGAAATAGAGTACGGAATAAGGGTTCAGGAAGATGACGACCCTGAGGCAGCGTATATTCTTGTTACTGCCAATCTGCGTCTTGTGGTGAAGATCGCCCTCGAATTTCAGAGAGTATGGATGCAGAATCTTCTTGATTTAATTCAGGAGGGGAATATTGGCCTTATGCAGGCCGTAAAAAAATTCGATCCTTATAAAAATGTAAAATTTTCATATTATGCTTCTTTCTGGATCAAGGCGTATATTTTAAAATTCATAATGGATAACTGGCGCCTTGTTAAAATAGGCACGACCCAGGCCCAAAGAAAACTTTTCTTTAAGTTGAAAAAAGAGAAGCAGAAGCTTATAGATGAGGGCTTTGATCCAAGGCCAAAGCTTCTTTCAGAGAGACTCGGAGTATCCCAGAAAGAAATCATAGACATGGATCAGCGGCTAGATGGCTGGGATATGTCGCTTGATGCTCCAATAAAGGAAGATTCTGACACAGGACGCATTGAATTTTTGAATATCGAGTCAGATTCGGTTGAAGATGAAATTGCCAGAAAAGAAATTGAGCTGATTCTTCAGGATAAAGTTATTGAATTTAAAAAGACCTTGAGTAAAAGAGAGCTTGAGATTTTTGAAACCAGAATTTATTGTGACACTCCGCTTACTCTACAGGAGATAGGCGAAAAATACAATATTTCCAGGGAACGCGTCAGGCAGGTGGAAAAGGCCATTGTTAACAAGATGAAGATTTTCTTCAGGCAGGAAATTCCTGATTTTGAAGCCTACGCAGATGAATAACATTTGGCCAGCCAAGTATAAAAATAATTAAAAACGGTGATATTAATGAATAAATCCGCTTGCAGGATTCTGTTTTGCGCTGTTCTCAGCGCAATGTTTTTTATGGGAGGATGCTCTTTGCAGCAATCTGATTCCTCCCGGACGGATAGTATATTTCCAGATACCGGAGAGAAAAATGTTCCTTCAGAAAAAAGAAAAGAAGGCGGTATAGAATATTTTTACTACAGTCAGGCCCAGCTTAAAACATCAGAGGGATTGATCGCCGAGGCTGTAGAACTAATGGAAAAAGCGATTGTTTCTGATCCTGATTCTGTATACCTGAAAAAAGAACTCGTATCATTGTATCTGAAAAACAATGAGGCTGA
This genomic window contains:
- a CDS encoding sigma-70 family RNA polymerase sigma factor, which encodes MIEPPPVPVKIAPSSKALVKLDPLQSYLAEISKYKLLTRDQEIEYGIRVQEDDDPEAAYILVTANLRLVVKIALEFQRVWMQNLLDLIQEGNIGLMQAVKKFDPYKNVKFSYYASFWIKAYILKFIMDNWRLVKIGTTQAQRKLFFKLKKEKQKLIDEGFDPRPKLLSERLGVSQKEIIDMDQRLDGWDMSLDAPIKEDSDTGRIEFLNIESDSVEDEIARKEIELILQDKVIEFKKTLSKRELEIFETRIYCDTPLTLQEIGEKYNISRERVRQVEKAIVNKMKIFFRQEIPDFEAYADE
- a CDS encoding DNA adenine methylase yields the protein FYRVVQNHLEEFLKQFKWLLTSRQMFEEWKGQLETGGLTDIQRAARYYYTQRLCYGGRVRNRSFGVSPGRAGKINIVRLEEEMSQVHLRLSGCVIEHLPWQELVSRYDRPDTFFFIDPPYYKAPYYKHNMELDDYKEMAGILGSVKGKFLLTINDLPEIHEVFKAFSLKEVSLKYSVSCRKPTEGKELIFTNY